The following proteins are encoded in a genomic region of Maribacter hydrothermalis:
- a CDS encoding LOG family protein, translated as MRSEKHHKGWNEIKTNDSWAIFKIMGEFVNGFERMSKIGPCVSIFGSARTKEEDPYYKLAVSIAKSIAEAGYGVITGGGPGIMEAGNRGANLAGGTSVGLNIDLPFEQHDNPYIDNDKSLDFDYFFVRKVMFVKYSQGFVVMPGGFGTLDELFEAITLIQTHKIGKFPIILVGSEFWTGLMDWVKGTMLKMGTISPEDLNLIKIVDTEEEVVEIIDSFYKGHSMSPNF; from the coding sequence ATGAGATCAGAAAAACATCATAAAGGTTGGAATGAAATAAAAACAAACGACTCTTGGGCCATTTTTAAAATAATGGGTGAGTTTGTTAATGGTTTTGAACGTATGAGCAAAATAGGACCTTGTGTTTCTATTTTTGGTTCAGCAAGGACAAAGGAAGAAGACCCTTATTACAAACTAGCTGTATCCATAGCAAAATCAATTGCTGAAGCGGGCTATGGTGTAATTACTGGTGGTGGACCAGGTATAATGGAAGCAGGTAACAGAGGTGCGAATCTTGCTGGTGGAACTTCAGTAGGTTTAAATATTGATTTACCTTTTGAGCAACATGACAATCCGTATATTGACAATGATAAGAGTTTAGACTTTGATTATTTCTTTGTTAGAAAAGTAATGTTTGTAAAATACTCTCAAGGGTTTGTCGTAATGCCAGGCGGATTTGGAACATTAGATGAACTTTTTGAAGCTATTACATTAATACAAACTCATAAAATTGGAAAATTTCCAATTATACTAGTGGGAAGTGAGTTTTGGACAGGACTAATGGACTGGGTTAAAGGCACCATGCTTAAAATGGGCACTATTAGTCCTGAAGATTTAAATCTTATTAAAATTGTAGATACCGAAGAAGAAGTTGTAGAAATAATAGACTCTTTCTACAAAGGGCATTCAATGAGTCCTAATTTTTAA
- a CDS encoding gluzincin family metallopeptidase, whose translation MVSFVTNGYGQYETNLTVTLNEYTKELDIRQEFTYYNNSNYNLGVLYFNDWANAYSDKNTALAKRFAQEFKKSLHLAKADERGNTTIISVVDDAYNGLEWNHTENQDILKVTLNNILPAKASTKIFITYKVKLPPNKYTPYGYDQRGDYYLKDWYLTPAVYDGKWHLYSNKNLEDLYMNVTNTVIDFKFPDSLHLASNFTIESLTTFPNGQFAQLKGNLQTGGEIILNTKKEFTTHVTPHMKFLTNIQAPRYSPIGQGISINKVADFIYSNLGTYPHEKILVSELDYNKDPLYGLNQLPSFIRPYEEQFQFEMKFLKTAINSILRETMFLNPRKEQWLNSAIANYLMIAYVEKYYPDQKLLGKLSKIWGFRSFELAKMDFNDQYSFLYNLTARKNLDQALQTSNDSLIKFNQKIANKYKAGLGLAYLADYIGKEKVDESIKTFFKYYKSNTVKILDFESILKRSTTQDINWFFKDYVSTDRKIDFKIKKVNKTNDSLAVTIKNKEGTNVPISVFGLKNDSIISEYWFSDIKFEETFTIPNNQEDKLVLNYDQTIPEFNQRDNWKSLKGFLSSNKKLNFTFFKDAENPYYNQVFYVPVLNFNVYDGWAPGMRLYNKTLLERPFVYDFSPSYSFREKAFVGYGKFNYRKYLSKSGLYVANYGLGASTSHFNENSRYTSITPSLSFGFRPEDLLSNKREFLSFRYVNILRDFDASLQSLANDPENPDYSVFNARYLNRNNGILDYNSWFVDFQLAGNFSKLAFEYEYRKLFENNRQLNLRFFAGKFLSNKTETDFFSFALDRPTDYLFDYGYLGRSEDSGIYSQQIIIAEGGFKSFLDQKYRFSNNWMATVNGSFNLWRWIELYGDAGLVKNTGINEKFVYDSGVRLNLVTDYFELYLPVYSNNGWEISQPNYGEKIRFIITVSPKTLTGLFTRKWF comes from the coding sequence TTGGTTTCATTTGTAACCAATGGGTATGGGCAGTATGAAACAAACTTAACAGTTACCTTAAATGAGTATACCAAAGAGTTAGATATTCGTCAAGAATTCACATATTATAATAATTCCAATTACAATTTAGGAGTGCTCTATTTTAATGATTGGGCAAATGCATATTCAGATAAAAATACGGCTTTGGCAAAGAGGTTTGCACAAGAATTTAAAAAATCATTGCACCTAGCTAAAGCCGATGAACGCGGCAACACAACCATAATTAGTGTAGTAGATGATGCATATAACGGCTTAGAATGGAATCATACAGAAAATCAAGATATTTTAAAGGTTACGTTAAACAACATACTACCTGCAAAGGCTTCAACCAAAATTTTCATCACCTACAAGGTTAAGCTACCTCCAAATAAATACACACCATATGGTTATGACCAAAGAGGCGACTACTACCTTAAAGACTGGTATTTAACACCCGCAGTTTATGACGGTAAATGGCATTTGTATTCTAACAAAAATCTAGAAGATTTATATATGAATGTTACCAATACGGTAATTGATTTTAAATTTCCAGATAGTCTACATTTAGCTTCAAACTTTACAATAGAATCTTTAACCACATTTCCTAATGGTCAGTTTGCACAATTAAAGGGAAACCTTCAAACAGGAGGAGAAATCATTTTGAATACTAAAAAAGAGTTTACAACCCATGTAACTCCACACATGAAATTTCTTACTAATATTCAAGCTCCAAGGTATAGCCCAATTGGTCAAGGTATTTCAATTAATAAAGTAGCTGATTTTATTTATAGTAATTTAGGAACTTATCCTCATGAAAAAATATTGGTTAGTGAATTAGATTATAATAAAGATCCCTTATATGGACTTAACCAATTACCCTCATTTATAAGACCTTATGAAGAACAATTTCAATTTGAAATGAAATTTCTTAAAACTGCGATAAATAGCATTTTAAGAGAGACTATGTTTTTAAATCCTCGCAAAGAGCAATGGCTAAACAGTGCTATTGCCAATTATTTAATGATTGCATATGTTGAAAAATATTACCCTGATCAAAAACTTTTGGGTAAACTTTCTAAAATTTGGGGGTTTAGAAGTTTTGAATTGGCAAAAATGGATTTCAACGACCAATATTCATTCCTATATAACTTAACTGCTCGTAAAAATCTAGACCAAGCACTGCAAACATCAAACGATTCGCTTATAAAATTTAATCAAAAAATTGCTAATAAATATAAAGCAGGCTTGGGACTAGCCTATCTTGCCGATTATATAGGGAAAGAAAAAGTAGATGAAAGTATTAAAACATTTTTTAAATATTATAAATCAAATACAGTCAAAATACTAGATTTTGAGTCTATTCTTAAACGCTCAACAACCCAAGACATCAATTGGTTTTTTAAAGATTATGTATCAACAGATCGTAAAATTGATTTTAAAATAAAAAAGGTAAATAAGACTAACGATTCCCTTGCAGTAACCATTAAAAATAAAGAAGGCACCAACGTACCAATTTCAGTGTTTGGTCTTAAAAATGATTCTATAATATCAGAATATTGGTTTAGTGATATTAAGTTCGAGGAAACCTTTACAATTCCTAATAACCAAGAAGATAAATTAGTACTTAATTACGACCAGACAATACCAGAGTTTAACCAGCGAGATAACTGGAAATCTTTAAAAGGGTTTTTATCCAGTAACAAGAAATTAAATTTCACTTTTTTTAAGGATGCCGAAAACCCATATTACAATCAGGTGTTTTATGTACCTGTTTTAAATTTCAACGTTTATGACGGCTGGGCACCAGGAATGCGACTGTATAATAAAACACTCCTAGAACGCCCTTTTGTTTATGACTTCTCCCCATCCTATTCGTTTAGGGAAAAGGCTTTTGTAGGTTATGGCAAATTTAATTACAGAAAGTATTTGAGTAAAAGTGGTTTGTATGTTGCCAATTACGGCTTAGGAGCTTCCACTTCACACTTTAATGAAAATTCTCGGTATACTTCTATAACGCCATCATTAAGTTTCGGCTTTAGACCCGAAGATTTATTATCGAACAAAAGAGAATTTCTTTCCTTTAGATATGTAAATATTTTACGTGATTTTGATGCTTCATTACAAAGTTTGGCAAACGACCCAGAAAATCCTGATTATAGTGTATTTAATGCCCGCTATTTGAATAGAAATAATGGAATATTAGATTACAACTCTTGGTTCGTAGATTTCCAATTAGCAGGTAATTTTAGTAAACTAGCTTTTGAATATGAATACCGAAAATTATTTGAAAACAACCGTCAATTAAATTTAAGGTTTTTTGCGGGTAAATTCTTAAGTAATAAAACGGAAACCGATTTTTTTAGTTTCGCATTAGATAGGCCAACAGATTATTTGTTTGATTATGGGTATTTAGGCAGATCAGAAGACTCGGGTATTTACAGCCAACAAATAATTATTGCCGAAGGGGGCTTTAAATCTTTCTTAGACCAGAAATACAGATTTTCAAACAATTGGATGGCCACTGTTAACGGGAGTTTTAACCTTTGGAGATGGATTGAATTATATGGAGATGCAGGATTGGTAAAAAATACAGGTATAAATGAAAAATTCGTTTACGATTCTGGAGTTCGCTTAAATTTAGTGACCGATTATTTTGAGTTATATCTTCCCGTTTATTCCAATAATGGTTGGGAAATTTCGCAACCAAACTACGGAGAAAAGATTCGTTTTATTATTACCGTAAGTCCAAAAACGCTAACTGGGCTATTCACTAGAAAATGGTTTTAA
- a CDS encoding alpha-ketoacid dehydrogenase subunit alpha/beta — protein sequence MDVSSKTSNDISFDDFKEQIISDYEIAFLSRTCSLLGRKEVLTGKAKFGIFGDGKELPQLAMARSFKNGDFRSGYYRDQTFMMALGLLKPKDFFHALYATTDIEKEPMSAGRQMGGHFLTHSLNTDGSWKDLTKQKNSSADISCTAGQMPRLLGLAQASKVYRNQKGLDSAKFSVNGNEIAWGTIGNASTSEGMFFETINAAGVLQVPMVISIWDDEYGISVPAKHHTTKEDISKVLKGFQRTDDENGYEIFKVNGWDYTALMHAYENAADIARQEHVPVMIHVKELTQPQGHSTSGSHERYKDNNRLAWERDNDCNKRFKEWILESGIANNEELESIEKRIKRTVREAKKQAWEEYLEGLLSAKNTLVSLIDQAAAKSPNKNFLNKLKNDLIATEEPIKKDLAISARKSLRFLLGETSTEKTALVNWTTNFLKESQDTYSKHLYSENENKATNINAIAPIFKDDAEEVDGRVILRDNFDKLFEKYPNTLIFGEDTGAIGDVNQGLEGMQEKYGDIRVSDTGIRETTIIGQGLGMALRGLRPIAEIQYLDYIFYALPTLTDDLASLLYRTAGKQKAPLIIRTRGHRLEGIWHSGSEMGGLIHLLRGMYILAPRNMTQAAGFYNTLLKSDEPALVIESLNGYRLKEKKPSNLGEYCTPIGKIETIKEGNDITLVSYGSTLRIVEKAAKELLEVGIDAEIIDAQTLLPFDITKDVLESIKKTNRLLVIDEDVPGGCSAYLLNEIIEKQGAFKYLDSPPQTLSAKAHRPAYGSDGDYFSKPNREDIFEKVYAIMHEVSPNDYPKLR from the coding sequence ATGGATGTTTCTTCAAAAACTAGTAACGATATTTCTTTCGATGATTTCAAAGAGCAAATCATAAGCGATTATGAAATTGCCTTTTTAAGCAGAACTTGTAGTTTACTAGGAAGAAAAGAAGTCCTTACCGGTAAAGCAAAATTCGGCATATTTGGAGACGGCAAAGAATTGCCTCAATTGGCAATGGCCAGGTCATTTAAAAATGGAGATTTTAGAAGTGGTTATTATAGAGACCAAACCTTTATGATGGCTTTAGGTCTTCTAAAACCAAAAGACTTTTTTCACGCACTTTACGCAACAACTGACATTGAAAAAGAACCCATGAGTGCCGGTAGACAAATGGGCGGTCATTTTTTAACACATAGTTTAAATACCGACGGTAGTTGGAAAGATCTTACAAAACAAAAAAATAGTAGTGCAGATATTTCATGTACTGCTGGGCAAATGCCAAGACTCTTAGGCCTAGCACAAGCATCAAAAGTATACCGTAATCAAAAAGGCTTGGATAGCGCTAAATTTTCTGTAAATGGTAATGAAATTGCTTGGGGCACTATAGGAAATGCAAGTACCAGTGAAGGTATGTTTTTTGAAACTATCAATGCGGCAGGTGTACTTCAAGTACCCATGGTAATTAGTATTTGGGATGACGAATATGGCATATCCGTTCCTGCAAAACATCATACTACAAAAGAAGATATATCAAAAGTCCTCAAAGGATTTCAAAGAACTGACGATGAAAATGGATATGAAATTTTCAAAGTTAACGGTTGGGATTATACTGCATTAATGCACGCCTACGAAAATGCCGCTGACATTGCCAGACAAGAGCATGTGCCTGTAATGATACATGTAAAAGAATTAACACAACCTCAGGGACATTCTACATCAGGATCTCATGAGCGGTATAAAGACAATAATAGATTAGCCTGGGAGCGGGATAATGATTGCAATAAGCGATTTAAAGAATGGATTTTAGAATCTGGAATAGCGAATAATGAGGAGTTAGAATCTATTGAAAAACGAATTAAACGAACTGTAAGGGAAGCTAAAAAACAAGCTTGGGAAGAATACTTAGAAGGTTTACTTTCTGCTAAAAACACCTTAGTTAGTTTAATAGATCAGGCAGCGGCAAAAAGTCCAAATAAAAACTTTTTAAATAAACTTAAAAACGATTTAATTGCTACAGAAGAGCCTATTAAAAAAGACTTGGCTATTTCTGCTCGTAAATCGTTACGTTTTCTTTTAGGAGAAACGAGCACTGAGAAAACAGCATTAGTTAATTGGACAACGAACTTTTTAAAAGAATCACAAGATACATATAGCAAGCATCTTTACAGTGAAAATGAAAATAAGGCTACCAATATTAATGCAATTGCCCCGATTTTTAAAGATGATGCCGAAGAAGTAGACGGCAGGGTTATACTACGGGATAATTTCGATAAATTATTTGAGAAATATCCTAATACCTTAATTTTTGGAGAAGACACTGGTGCTATCGGTGATGTAAATCAAGGATTAGAAGGAATGCAAGAAAAATATGGTGATATTCGTGTGTCCGATACTGGCATTCGAGAAACCACCATTATTGGTCAAGGTTTAGGAATGGCCTTAAGAGGTCTAAGACCTATTGCCGAAATACAGTATTTAGATTATATATTTTATGCACTGCCTACATTAACAGATGATTTAGCATCGTTACTTTATAGAACAGCCGGGAAACAAAAAGCTCCGTTAATCATAAGAACAAGAGGTCATAGACTAGAAGGCATTTGGCATTCTGGCTCAGAAATGGGCGGACTAATACATTTGCTTCGTGGAATGTATATTTTGGCTCCGCGCAATATGACACAGGCAGCAGGATTCTACAATACATTATTAAAAAGTGATGAACCAGCTTTAGTAATTGAAAGTTTAAACGGGTATCGCTTAAAAGAAAAAAAACCTAGTAATCTTGGTGAGTATTGCACTCCAATTGGTAAAATAGAGACTATTAAAGAAGGGAACGACATTACTTTAGTTTCCTATGGTTCTACCTTAAGAATTGTTGAAAAAGCTGCTAAGGAACTTTTAGAAGTAGGTATAGATGCCGAAATAATTGATGCGCAAACACTCTTACCTTTTGATATTACAAAAGATGTTTTAGAAAGTATCAAGAAAACAAATAGATTATTAGTTATTGATGAAGATGTACCAGGCGGATGCTCCGCTTACTTACTAAATGAAATTATTGAAAAACAAGGGGCATTTAAATATTTAGATAGTCCACCACAAACGTTGAGTGCCAAGGCACATAGACCGGCTTATGGAAGCGATGGCGATTATTTTTCGAAACCAAATAGAGAGGATATTTTCGAAAAGGTTTATGCAATTATGCATGAGGTAAGCCCTAATGATTACCCTAAATTAAGATAA